One part of the Raphanus sativus cultivar WK10039 chromosome 7, ASM80110v3, whole genome shotgun sequence genome encodes these proteins:
- the LOC108816476 gene encoding potassium transporter 5, with translation MDGEEHQINDEINNHDHEQKLKEKKKSWGKLFRPDSFSIEAGKAPTNTRHASLMSWRTTMSLAFQSLGVVYGDIGTSPLYVYASTFTEGIQDKDDIIGVLSLIIYTLTLVALLKYVFIVLQANDNGEGGTFALYSLICRYAKTGLIPNQEPEDRELSNYTLELPNTKHRRAHKIKEKLENFKFAKITLFLVTIMGTSMVIGDGILTPSISVLSAVSGIKSLGQNTVVGVSVAILILLFAFQRFGTDKVGFSFAPIILLWFTFLTGIGLANLSKHGFTVLKALNPLYIIQYFIRNGRKGWISLGGVFLCITGTEAMFADLGHFSVRAVQISFSCIAYPALLTIYCGQAAYLTKNTSNVSNTFYDSIPDPFYWPTFVVAVAASIIASQAMISGAFSVISQSLRMGCFPRVKVVHTSAKYEGQVYIPEINYFLMVACVAVTLAFKTTEKIGHAYGIAVVTVMVITTFMVTLIMLVIWKTNIVWIAMFLIIFGSIEMLYISSVMYKFTSGGYLPLAITVVLMAVMAIWQYVHVLKYRYELSEKISGETAIQMATSPDINRVPGIALFYTELVHGITPLFSHYISNLSSVHNVFVLISIKSLPVSRVTPSERFLFRYVEPKDFGMFRCVVRYGYKEDIEEPDEFERQFVHYLKEFIHHEYFISGGEVEETEKEEETNVQTTLVPLSNSVPSSGRIGSAHSSSSDKIRSGRVVQVQSVENQKDLVEKAREKGMVYLMGETEITADKDSSLFKKLIVNHAYNFLKKNCREGDKALAIPRSKLLKVGMTYEL, from the exons ATGGATGGCGAGGAACATCAAATAAATGATGAAATTAATAACCATGACCATGAGCAGAAGTTGAAAGAGAAAAAG AAGTCATGGGGAAAACTGTTTCGGCCCGATTCCTTCAGCATAGAGGCCGGAAAAGCTCCAACCAATACTCGTCATGCTTCATTG ATGAGCTGGAGAACGACGATGAGTTTAGCATTCCAGAGCCTAGGAGTGGTGTACGGAGACATCGGGACATCGCCGTTATATGTGTATGCAAGTACTTTCACTGAAGGCATCCAAGACAAAGATGATATCATCGGCGTTCTTTCGCTCATCATCTACACTCTTACTCTCGTCGCACTTCTCAAATACGTTTTTATTGTCCTTCAAGCTAACGATAACGGAGAAG GAGGAACATTTGCACTGTACTCATTGATATGTCGGTATGCAAAAACGGGACTTATCCCAAACCAAGAGCCCGAAGATAGAGAACTCTCAAACTATACACTTGAACTTCCAAACACAAAGCACAGAAGAGCCCATAAGATCAAAGAGAAGCTCGAGAATTTCAAATTCGCTAAGATCACACTCttcctagtcactattatgggCACCTCTATGGTCATTGGTGATGGTATTCTTACACCTTCAATCTCAG TACTTTCAGCAGTAAGCGGAATCAAATCGCTCGGGCAAA ACACGGTCGTTGGTGTTTCAGTTGCAATCTTAATTCTACTATTCGCATTTCAGCGGTTTGGAACGGATAAAGTTGGATTCTCGTTTGCCCCGATCATCCTTCTATGGTTCACATTTCTGACGGGAATTGGTCTAGCTAATCTGTCCAAGCATGGCTTTACCGTCCTAAAAGCACTTAATCCACTCTATATTATTCAATACTTTATAAGAAACGGTAGAAAGGGTTGGATTTCCCTCGGAGGTGTCTTCCTCTGCATCACTG GAACGGAGGCCATGTTTGCTGATCTAGGTCATTTCAGTGTTCGAGCTGTACAG ATTAGTTTCTCATGTATCGCATATCCAGCGCTGTTAACAATATATTGCGGGCAGGCTGCATACCTGACCAAAAATACTTCGAACGTTTCAAATACTTTCTATGACTCTATCCCAG ATCCGTTTTACTGGCCAACATTTGTGGTGGCGGTGGCAGCATCGATTATAGCAAGCCAAGCTATGATATCCGGTGCCTTCTCAGTCATCTCGCAGTCTCTACGTATGGGTTGTTTCCCTCGAGTGAAAGTGGTTCACACGTCGGCTAAGTACGAGGGACAAGTATACATCCCTGAGATCAACTACTTCCTCATGGTCGCATGTGTGGCTGTTACTCTCGCCTTCAAGACCACCGAGAAGATAGGACACGCTTATGGAATCGCGGTGGTAACCGTCATGGTCATCACGACCTTCATGGTGACTCTCATAATGCTTGTTATTTGGAAGACCAACATAGTGTGGATCGCTATGTTCTTGATAATCTTCGGCTCCATAGAGATGTTATACATTTCTTCGGTTATGTACAAGTTCACGAGCGGTGGTTATCTACCGCTTGCGATAACGGTAGTTTTGATGGCAGTAATGGCGATTTGGCAATACGTTCACGTTCTCAAGTACCGGTACGAACTCAGTGAGAAGATATCTGGTGAAACCGCTATACAAATGGCTACAAGTCCCGACATAAACCGTGTTCCAGGCATTGCTCTATTCTACACGGAGCTTGTTCATGGCATAACCCCGTTGTTCTCTCACTATATCTCAAATCTTTCTTCGGTCCATAATGTTTTCGTCTTGATATCCATCAAGTCACTTCCCGTGAGCCGTGTGACACCATCAGAACGATTCCTTTTCCGTTACGTGGAGCCCAAGGATTTTGGAATGTTTCGATGTGTTGTGAGGTATGGTTACAAGGAAGACATCGAAGAGCCAGATGAGTTTGAGCGTCAGTTTGTTCATTACTTAAAGGAGTTCATCCATCACGAGTACTTCATTTCTGGAGGAGAAGTGGAAGAGACGGAGAAAGAGGAGGAAACAAATGTTCAGACTACGCTTGTTCCTTTGTCTAACTCTGTTCCTTCCTCCGGGCGGATCGGGTCCGCGCATTCATCTTCCTCAGACAAGATTAGGTCGGGAAGGGTCGTTCAGGTGCAATCCGTGGAGAATCAGAAGGATCTGGTGGAGAAAGCTAGAGAGAAAGGAATGGTTTATCTAATGGGAGAGACTGAAATTACGGCGGATAAGGATTCTTCTCTGTTTAAGAAGCTTATAGTAAACCATGCTTACAATTTCTTGAAGAAAAATTGCCGAGAAGGAGACAAAGCACTTGCGATTCCAAGGTCAAAGCTTCTTAAGGTTGGCATGACTTATGAGCTGTAA